The following proteins are encoded in a genomic region of Sorangiineae bacterium MSr12523:
- a CDS encoding FHA domain-containing protein, with protein sequence MAQPTRRLIVARGLNVGAQLIINHDVKMVGRARDANLRLDDRSVSRHHFHVVATEQGARIHVCDGAAPLLYRGKEIAEAIVKVGDTVVVGDTYLLVTEAADADDFEEVPRYRASITKDVHTLFTGVAADVRGLAAVFALDEALGGATDPPSIARALEGWAKSYAECEVVEFVPPSGEQPASRDGLTVLEMATGDGRTKIAVPLPGTSAGWLEFTTRTRDKVTDSLRRLLVVAGRICALRFALAQAVQDARETTPPTTEEPWRR encoded by the coding sequence ATGGCCCAACCGACTCGGCGCCTCATCGTCGCACGCGGATTGAACGTGGGGGCCCAGCTCATCATCAACCACGACGTGAAGATGGTAGGCCGGGCGCGCGATGCCAATCTGCGCCTCGACGATCGGTCCGTGTCGCGCCATCACTTCCACGTCGTGGCCACGGAGCAGGGCGCGCGCATTCACGTGTGCGATGGCGCCGCGCCGCTTCTCTATCGCGGCAAAGAGATCGCGGAGGCCATCGTCAAAGTGGGCGACACCGTGGTCGTGGGCGACACGTACCTGCTGGTGACCGAGGCGGCCGACGCGGACGACTTCGAGGAAGTGCCCCGCTACCGCGCCTCGATCACGAAGGACGTGCACACCCTCTTCACGGGCGTCGCCGCCGACGTGCGGGGGCTCGCGGCGGTGTTTGCCCTGGACGAAGCGCTGGGCGGCGCCACCGATCCGCCGTCGATCGCGCGCGCGTTGGAGGGCTGGGCAAAGTCGTACGCCGAGTGCGAGGTGGTCGAATTCGTTCCGCCCAGCGGCGAGCAGCCGGCCTCGCGCGATGGCCTCACCGTGCTCGAAATGGCCACCGGCGACGGCCGCACGAAGATTGCCGTTCCCCTTCCGGGAACATCGGCCGGGTGGCTCGAGTTCACCACGCGCACGCGCGACAAGGTGACCGACTCGCTGCGCCGCCTTCTCGTCGTCGCCGGCCGCATTTGTGCCCTGCGCTTTGCCCTCGCGCAAGCCGTGCAGGATGCACGCGAGACCACGCCGCCAACGACCGAGGAGCCGTGGCGGCGCTAA